Proteins encoded within one genomic window of Agelaius phoeniceus isolate bAgePho1 chromosome 9, bAgePho1.hap1, whole genome shotgun sequence:
- the HERC4 gene encoding putative E3 ubiquitin-protein ligase HERC4 isoform X1 produces MLCWGNASFGQLGLGGIDEEIVLEPRKSDFFLNKRVRDVGCGLRHTVFVLDDGTVYTCGCNDLGQLGHDKARKRPEHVGALDAQNIVAVSCGEAHTLALNDKGQVYAWGLATDGQLGLPGTEECVRVPRNIKSLSEIQIVQVACGYYHSLALSKGSEVFSWGQNKYGQLGLGYEYKKQTSPQMIKSLLGIPFAQIAAGGAHSFVLTLSGAIFGWGRNKFGQLGLNDDTDRYVPTLLKSLRSQKVVHICCGEDHTAALTKEGGVFTFGAGGYGQLGHNSTSHEINPRKVFELMGSVVTQITCGRQHTTAFVPSSGRIYSFGLGGNGQLGTGTTSNRKSPFTVKGSWIPFSTQCPMSTDSEERYCVKRIFSGGDQSFAHYFYPQNMVPPDDFRNPDLLKQIWTVNETFIQRLLSFPSGRLPLEIANEIDGTFSSAGCLNGSFLALSNDDHYKTSARFSGVDMNAARLLFHKLIQPEHTQISQQVAASLEKNLIPKLTSSLPDVEALRLYLTLPECPLMSDENNFTTLAIPFGAAILNLEKAPLKVLENWWSVLEPPLFLKIVELYKDVVVHLLKVCKMGLPPSDRRILTNFLHTAFRVLEILHRVNERGQVIQYDRFYIHEIQDLIDIRNDYANWFQQQVLGMDVNHGLTELTEIPVIICTYPFVFDAQAKTTLLQTDAIIQMQMAVDQAHRQNLSSLFLPVFESVNPCLIVMVRRDNIVGDAVEVLRKTKNVDYKKPLKVIFVGEEAVDAGGVRKEFFLLIMRELLDPKYGMFRYYEESRLIWFSDKTFEDSDLFHLIGVVCGLAIYNFTIVDLHFPLALYKKLLNKKPSLDDLKELMPDVGRGMQQLLDYPEDDIEEAFCLNFTITVENFGTTEIKELVPKGADIPVVKQNRQDFVDAYVDYIFNRSVASLYSAFHEGFHKVCGGKVLQLFQPSELQAMVIGNTNYDWKELEKNTEYKGEYWENHPTIKIFWEVFHELSLEKKKQFLLFLTGSDRIPILGMKCLKLVIQPTGGGEDYLPVAHTCFNLLDLPKYTDKETLKSKLIQAIDHYEGFSLV; encoded by the exons ATGTTGTGCTGGGGCAATGCATCTTTTGGACAGCTTGGATTGGGTGGAATTGATGAAGAGATTGTTTTAGAACCCAGAAAAAGTGACTTTTTCCTAAATAAAAGGGTCAGAGATGTAGGATGTGGACTGAGACACACTGTTTTTGTCCTGGATGATGGGACAGTTTATACATGTGGATGCAATGATCTGGGACAACTAGGGCATGACAAAGCCAGGAAAAGACCTG aGCATGTTGGTGCATTGGATGCCCAAAATATTGTAGCTGTGTCATGTGGAGAAGCCCACACTCTTGCATTAAATGACAAAGGTCAGGTATATGCTTGGGGTCTGGCTACTGATGGACAGCTTGGCTTGCCAGGAACAGAGGAATGCGTCAGAGTGCCCAG AAATATTAAAAGCTTATCAGAGATCCAGATTGTCCAGGTTGCTTGTGGTTATTATCACTCACTAGCACTCTCAAAAG GAAGTGAAGTGTTTTCCTGGGGACAAAACAAATATGGCCAGCTGGGCTTAGGTTATGAGTATAAAAAACAAACCTCACCACAAATGATTAAATCTCTGCTGGGAATCCCTTTTGCACAGattgcagcaggaggagctcacAGTTTTGTACTGACTCTTTCTGGAGCCATCTTCGGATGGGGACGCAACAAATTTGGGCAGCTGGGTCTTAATGATGATACTG ACAGGTATGTTCCTACACTGCTGAAGTCCCTGAGAAGTCAGAAGGTTGTTCATATATGTTGTGGAGAGGATCATACTGCTGCCCTTACAAAG GAAGGTGGGGTTTTTACATTTGGAGCTGGAGGCTATGGTCAGCTGGGTCATAATTCCACCAGCCATGAGATAAATCCCAGGAAAGTTTTTGAGCTTATGGGAAGCGTTGTCACACAAATCACCTGTGGCAG GCAGCACACCACTGCATTTGTCCCTTCTTCTGGAAGAATTTACTCTTTTGGACTGGGAGGCAATGGGCAGCTGGGTACAGGGACCACCAGTAACAGGAAAAGTCCCTTCACAGTGAAAGGAAGCTGGATTCCCTTTAGTACTCAGTGCCCAATGAGCACAG ACAGTGAGGAGCGCTACTGTGTAAAAAGAATTTTCTCTGGTGGGGACCAAAGTTTTGCACACTACTTTTATCCACAG AACATGGTGCCACCAGATGATTTTAGGAATCCTGACCTTTTGAAGCAGATCTGGACTGTGAATGAAACGTTTATTCAAAGATTGCTGAGTTTCCCATCTGGAAGACTTCCTTTAGAGATAGCTAA TGAAATTGATGGAACGTTCTCCTCTGCTGGGTGCCTGAATGGGAGCTTTTTGGCATTGAG caatgaTGATCATTACAAAACCAGTGCTAGATTCTCAGGGGTTGACATGAATGCTGCTAGACTGCTCTTCCACAAACTCATACAGCCTGAGCACACTCAGATATCACAACAG GTGGCAGCTAGTTTGGAAAAGAACCTTATTCCCAAATTGACCAGCTCCTTACCAGATGTTGAAGCTTTGAGGCTGTATCTCACTCTTCCAGAGTGCCCACTGATGAGTGATGAAAACAATTTCACAACGTTAGCTATTCCTTTTGGAGCAGCTATTCTGAACCTAGAAAAAGCTCCTCTGAAAGTTCTTG AAAATTGGTGGTCTGTACTTGAACCTCCCTTGTTCCTGAAGATAGTGGAGCTCTACAAGGATGTTGTAGTGCACCTTTTGAAGGTGTGCAAGATGGGCCTTCCCCCTTCTGACAGAAGAATACTCACCAATTTCCTCCACACAGCCTTCAGAGTTCTGGAAATACTGCACAGA GTAAATGAAAGAGGACAAGTTATACAGTATGACAGATTTTACATTCATGAGATACAAGATTTGATAGATATCAGAAATGACTATGCCAACTGGTTCCAGCAGCAGGTATTGGGAATG GATGTCAACCATGGATTAACTGAG TTAACAGAGATTCCTGTTATAATTTGCACATACCCATTTGTATTTGATGCCCAGGCAAAGACAACTCTCTTGCAAACAGATGCAATCATACAGATGCAG ATGGCTGTGGATCAGGCCCACAGGCAGAATTTGTCTTCTCTCTTCCTGCCAGTGTTTGAGTCTGTCAACCCCTGCCTGATAGTGATGGTGCGGAGGGACAACATTGTGGGGGATGCTGTGGAGGTgctcaggaaaacaaagaacGTGGACTACAAGAAGCCGCTCAAG GTGATTTTTGTAGGGGAGGAAGCCGTCGATGCTGGAGGTGTTcgcaaagaattttttttgctCATCATGAGGGAGTTGCTAGATCCCAAATACGGAATGTTCAGGTATTACGAGGAGTCCAGGCTGATCTGGTTCTCTGATAAG ACCTTTGAAGACAGTGACTTGTTTCATTTGATTGGTGTTGTCTGTGGGCTAGCAATATATAATTTTACTATTGTAGACCTTCATTTTCCTCTGGCTTTGTACAAAAAGCTATTGAATAAGAAACCATCCCTGGATGACTTAAAAGAATTGATGCCAGATGTTGGCAG GGGAATGCAACAGCTACTGGACTATCCAGAGGATGACATAGAAGAAGCATTTTGTCTTAATTTTACT ATCACTGTGGAAAATTTTGGTACAACAGAAATTAAGGAGCTTGTTCCTAAAGGTGCTGACATTCCTGTAGTCAAACAGAATAG GCAAGATTTTGTAGATGCATATGTGGATTACATCTTCAATAGATCTGTGGCTTCCCTATACAGTGCATTCCATGAAGGCTTCCACAAAGTGTGTGGAGGTAAAGTTCTTCAGCTCTTCCAGCCCAGTGAGCTGCAGGCAATGGTGATTGGGAACACAAATTATGactggaaggagctggagaag AATACAGAATACAAAGGAGAATACTGGGAAAACCATCCTACAATTAAAATATTCTGGGAGGTTTTTCACGAGTTGtctttggagaagaaaaaacagtttttgt TGTTTCTGACAGGCAGCGACCGGATTCCAATCCTTGGGATGAAGTGTCTCAAACTGGTCATCCAGCCAACAGGAGGGGGAGAAGATTACCTGCCCGTAGCTCACACGTGCTTTAATCTTCTTGATCTTCCAAAATACACTGATAAAGAAACCCTGAAATCTAAGTTGATCCAGGCTATAGACCACTATGAAGGTTTCAGTTTAGTATAA
- the HERC4 gene encoding putative E3 ubiquitin-protein ligase HERC4 isoform X2 codes for MLCWGNASFGQLGLGGIDEEIVLEPRKSDFFLNKRVRDVGCGLRHTVFVLDDGTVYTCGCNDLGQLGHDKARKRPEHVGALDAQNIVAVSCGEAHTLALNDKGQVYAWGLATDGQLGLPGTEECVRVPRNIKSLSEIQIVQVACGYYHSLALSKGSEVFSWGQNKYGQLGLGYEYKKQTSPQMIKSLLGIPFAQIAAGGAHSFVLTLSGAIFGWGRNKFGQLGLNDDTDRYVPTLLKSLRSQKVVHICCGEDHTAALTKEGGVFTFGAGGYGQLGHNSTSHEINPRKVFELMGSVVTQITCGRQHTTAFVPSSGRIYSFGLGGNGQLGTGTTSNRKSPFTVKGSWIPFSTQCPMSTDSEERYCVKRIFSGGDQSFAHYFYPQNMVPPDDFRNPDLLKQIWTVNETFIQRLLSFPSGRLPLEIANEIDGTFSSAGCLNGSFLALSNDDHYKTSARFSGVDMNAARLLFHKLIQPEHTQISQQVAASLEKNLIPKLTSSLPDVEALRLYLTLPECPLMSDENNFTTLAIPFGAAILNLEKAPLKVLENWWSVLEPPLFLKIVELYKDVVVHLLKVCKMGLPPSDRRILTNFLHTAFRVLEILHRVNERGQVIQYDRFYIHEIQDLIDIRNDYANWFQQQVLGMLTEIPVIICTYPFVFDAQAKTTLLQTDAIIQMQMAVDQAHRQNLSSLFLPVFESVNPCLIVMVRRDNIVGDAVEVLRKTKNVDYKKPLKVIFVGEEAVDAGGVRKEFFLLIMRELLDPKYGMFRYYEESRLIWFSDKTFEDSDLFHLIGVVCGLAIYNFTIVDLHFPLALYKKLLNKKPSLDDLKELMPDVGRGMQQLLDYPEDDIEEAFCLNFTITVENFGTTEIKELVPKGADIPVVKQNRQDFVDAYVDYIFNRSVASLYSAFHEGFHKVCGGKVLQLFQPSELQAMVIGNTNYDWKELEKNTEYKGEYWENHPTIKIFWEVFHELSLEKKKQFLLFLTGSDRIPILGMKCLKLVIQPTGGGEDYLPVAHTCFNLLDLPKYTDKETLKSKLIQAIDHYEGFSLV; via the exons ATGTTGTGCTGGGGCAATGCATCTTTTGGACAGCTTGGATTGGGTGGAATTGATGAAGAGATTGTTTTAGAACCCAGAAAAAGTGACTTTTTCCTAAATAAAAGGGTCAGAGATGTAGGATGTGGACTGAGACACACTGTTTTTGTCCTGGATGATGGGACAGTTTATACATGTGGATGCAATGATCTGGGACAACTAGGGCATGACAAAGCCAGGAAAAGACCTG aGCATGTTGGTGCATTGGATGCCCAAAATATTGTAGCTGTGTCATGTGGAGAAGCCCACACTCTTGCATTAAATGACAAAGGTCAGGTATATGCTTGGGGTCTGGCTACTGATGGACAGCTTGGCTTGCCAGGAACAGAGGAATGCGTCAGAGTGCCCAG AAATATTAAAAGCTTATCAGAGATCCAGATTGTCCAGGTTGCTTGTGGTTATTATCACTCACTAGCACTCTCAAAAG GAAGTGAAGTGTTTTCCTGGGGACAAAACAAATATGGCCAGCTGGGCTTAGGTTATGAGTATAAAAAACAAACCTCACCACAAATGATTAAATCTCTGCTGGGAATCCCTTTTGCACAGattgcagcaggaggagctcacAGTTTTGTACTGACTCTTTCTGGAGCCATCTTCGGATGGGGACGCAACAAATTTGGGCAGCTGGGTCTTAATGATGATACTG ACAGGTATGTTCCTACACTGCTGAAGTCCCTGAGAAGTCAGAAGGTTGTTCATATATGTTGTGGAGAGGATCATACTGCTGCCCTTACAAAG GAAGGTGGGGTTTTTACATTTGGAGCTGGAGGCTATGGTCAGCTGGGTCATAATTCCACCAGCCATGAGATAAATCCCAGGAAAGTTTTTGAGCTTATGGGAAGCGTTGTCACACAAATCACCTGTGGCAG GCAGCACACCACTGCATTTGTCCCTTCTTCTGGAAGAATTTACTCTTTTGGACTGGGAGGCAATGGGCAGCTGGGTACAGGGACCACCAGTAACAGGAAAAGTCCCTTCACAGTGAAAGGAAGCTGGATTCCCTTTAGTACTCAGTGCCCAATGAGCACAG ACAGTGAGGAGCGCTACTGTGTAAAAAGAATTTTCTCTGGTGGGGACCAAAGTTTTGCACACTACTTTTATCCACAG AACATGGTGCCACCAGATGATTTTAGGAATCCTGACCTTTTGAAGCAGATCTGGACTGTGAATGAAACGTTTATTCAAAGATTGCTGAGTTTCCCATCTGGAAGACTTCCTTTAGAGATAGCTAA TGAAATTGATGGAACGTTCTCCTCTGCTGGGTGCCTGAATGGGAGCTTTTTGGCATTGAG caatgaTGATCATTACAAAACCAGTGCTAGATTCTCAGGGGTTGACATGAATGCTGCTAGACTGCTCTTCCACAAACTCATACAGCCTGAGCACACTCAGATATCACAACAG GTGGCAGCTAGTTTGGAAAAGAACCTTATTCCCAAATTGACCAGCTCCTTACCAGATGTTGAAGCTTTGAGGCTGTATCTCACTCTTCCAGAGTGCCCACTGATGAGTGATGAAAACAATTTCACAACGTTAGCTATTCCTTTTGGAGCAGCTATTCTGAACCTAGAAAAAGCTCCTCTGAAAGTTCTTG AAAATTGGTGGTCTGTACTTGAACCTCCCTTGTTCCTGAAGATAGTGGAGCTCTACAAGGATGTTGTAGTGCACCTTTTGAAGGTGTGCAAGATGGGCCTTCCCCCTTCTGACAGAAGAATACTCACCAATTTCCTCCACACAGCCTTCAGAGTTCTGGAAATACTGCACAGA GTAAATGAAAGAGGACAAGTTATACAGTATGACAGATTTTACATTCATGAGATACAAGATTTGATAGATATCAGAAATGACTATGCCAACTGGTTCCAGCAGCAGGTATTGGGAATG TTAACAGAGATTCCTGTTATAATTTGCACATACCCATTTGTATTTGATGCCCAGGCAAAGACAACTCTCTTGCAAACAGATGCAATCATACAGATGCAG ATGGCTGTGGATCAGGCCCACAGGCAGAATTTGTCTTCTCTCTTCCTGCCAGTGTTTGAGTCTGTCAACCCCTGCCTGATAGTGATGGTGCGGAGGGACAACATTGTGGGGGATGCTGTGGAGGTgctcaggaaaacaaagaacGTGGACTACAAGAAGCCGCTCAAG GTGATTTTTGTAGGGGAGGAAGCCGTCGATGCTGGAGGTGTTcgcaaagaattttttttgctCATCATGAGGGAGTTGCTAGATCCCAAATACGGAATGTTCAGGTATTACGAGGAGTCCAGGCTGATCTGGTTCTCTGATAAG ACCTTTGAAGACAGTGACTTGTTTCATTTGATTGGTGTTGTCTGTGGGCTAGCAATATATAATTTTACTATTGTAGACCTTCATTTTCCTCTGGCTTTGTACAAAAAGCTATTGAATAAGAAACCATCCCTGGATGACTTAAAAGAATTGATGCCAGATGTTGGCAG GGGAATGCAACAGCTACTGGACTATCCAGAGGATGACATAGAAGAAGCATTTTGTCTTAATTTTACT ATCACTGTGGAAAATTTTGGTACAACAGAAATTAAGGAGCTTGTTCCTAAAGGTGCTGACATTCCTGTAGTCAAACAGAATAG GCAAGATTTTGTAGATGCATATGTGGATTACATCTTCAATAGATCTGTGGCTTCCCTATACAGTGCATTCCATGAAGGCTTCCACAAAGTGTGTGGAGGTAAAGTTCTTCAGCTCTTCCAGCCCAGTGAGCTGCAGGCAATGGTGATTGGGAACACAAATTATGactggaaggagctggagaag AATACAGAATACAAAGGAGAATACTGGGAAAACCATCCTACAATTAAAATATTCTGGGAGGTTTTTCACGAGTTGtctttggagaagaaaaaacagtttttgt TGTTTCTGACAGGCAGCGACCGGATTCCAATCCTTGGGATGAAGTGTCTCAAACTGGTCATCCAGCCAACAGGAGGGGGAGAAGATTACCTGCCCGTAGCTCACACGTGCTTTAATCTTCTTGATCTTCCAAAATACACTGATAAAGAAACCCTGAAATCTAAGTTGATCCAGGCTATAGACCACTATGAAGGTTTCAGTTTAGTATAA